One genomic region from Ptychodera flava strain L36383 chromosome 5, AS_Pfla_20210202, whole genome shotgun sequence encodes:
- the LOC139132815 gene encoding uncharacterized protein — MRSQVIFMILASIQILPVLVRSDDCEIEYGYRRPGNDLNNGDKNNKDSAEECCEDCKTTEGCVAWTLTPKKKCWLKHTIGEKRSQCGYKTGTVTRPPCEIEENHRRPGNDLNDGDQNIKASAEECCEDCKHTDRCVAWTLTPQNACWLKHTIIDAQADDGYQTGTITRPSCEIEENHRRPGNDLNDGDQNIKASAEECCEDCKHTDECVAWTLTPQNACWLKHTIIDAQADDGYQTGTV; from the exons ATGCGTAGCCAagttattttcatgatattggcATCAATTCAG ATTTTGCCTGTCTTGGTAAGATCAG ACGATTGTGAAATAGAATATGGCTACCGTAGACCTGGCAACGACTTGAACAATGGGGACAAAAACAATAAAGATAGCGCCGAGGAGTGTTGTGAAGATTGCAAAACTACTGAGGGATGCGTCGCTTGGACTCTGACACCAAAGAAGAAATGCTGGTTGAAACACACCATTGGCGAAAAGCGATCTCAATGTGGCTATAAAACTGGCACAGTCACTC GACCACCTTGTGAAATCGAAGAAAACCATCGCAGACCGGGCAACGACCTGAATGACGGTGATCAAAACATCAAAGCTAGTGCTGAAGAATGCTGTGAAGATTGCAAACATACTGACAGATGCGTTGCTTGGACCCTAACTCCACAGAACGCAtgttggttgaaacacactatcATTGACGCGCAGGCAGACGATGGCTACCAAACTGGCACAATTACAC GTCCAAGTTGTGAAATCGAAGAAAACCATCGCAGACCGGGAAACGACCTGAATGACGGTGATCAAAACATCAAAGCTAGTGCTGAAGAATGCTGTGAAGATTGCAAACATACTGACGAATGCGTTGCTTGGACCCTAACTCCACAGAATGCAtgttggttgaaacacactatcATTGACGCGCAGGCAGATGATGGCTACCAAACTGGCACCGTTTAG